Genomic DNA from uncultured Methanospirillum sp.:
GGGCACCTCCTGCGGTAATAAACACCTTCTCTGCATCGAACTCGATCTCAGGAAGTTCTGAAAGTGATGACGGGAGTGCAATGGTCAGGTATGCAACCTCTCCTGCATCTACGATCTCGTACCCGACTTCGAACGGTTTTTTGAGCGGGATCTCCTGATCAGATGTTTCACTGGTGATGATGGCGCACCCGATGATCCGGGGTGCTTCATACTCATTGTCTCCTGGGTAGCGCATATTCTGGTCGAGACCTGTGACCTGCTCTATCAACCGGGCAAGGTTTTTCATCAGGTCATCATAAGGGTTGTTCGGCATAGTTTCCTCTCAGTCGATAACTCGATCCTGTTCTGCATGCGATTCCCTGTTCAACGAGCGCTTCTATGGCTTCTTCCACGGTAGAAGTATCAAGATCAGTCAGATGTGAGATCTCCTCAACGGTCCGTGCGCCATGGGCAAGTGCAA
This window encodes:
- a CDS encoding CS domain-containing protein — translated: MPNNPYDDLMKNLARLIEQVTGLDQNMRYPGDNEYEAPRIIGCAIITSETSDQEIPLKKPFEVGYEIVDAGEVAYLTIALPSSLSELPEIEFDAEKVFITAGGARAPVDLSFQIIPESCSFTITNGVVDITLTKAVIPADITE